A genome region from Crateriforma spongiae includes the following:
- a CDS encoding tetratricopeptide repeat protein → MHTSIRPHRRPPVMMIVIMVTLGCALAIDWKSASAQDVVEAAQEAASVPANTLDELAQVRRLIQSDELSQASDRLDKVDQALGPAQSVSQADRQRIGPAMVLTHAMLGQALTQNGQSSAKTFRRCLTWLDDAGADLPSSRRNGIRMAAASALAADGDFSGATQCLANALADADELDETHRQWIHTFLMRSAKRQMQTDPAAAASTFALVSRTASAEVAATADLGAAWCVLSNPDASPAEIGKAMADFVRKHPDHGDALVAANQAIQHFVLADDWRSADTMLPFAMTKKADAGSPPTDPTASLTSMLVLKAKSDDWDLLELADSHWLEHFRSQAERVTDSEACALLVLLDAARDLPDAFDVDAQRLIRNTDNADTIRWVQTRLSSIGDGTFATILSSKILTGLTDTDISIPVKLAACRRLAAASDWSSIAAALSDATADDVVGQTNTPADAVSPEDQAFAEDQANQESAELLSILAESLVQDGRGQQSHAWWIRAVDDFGDTRITSLLRLAEIACQHGQRDEAAARVLAARQAAGNDTAKLVFVDLLDADLSIRALRFGHARDLLESVVRNPHAITTLRGRAQWLIGETYFLQQDYAAAIDAYRLVEGIDPESPWVAASLVQAGKSFEHLGRTQSASMCYGNLVRRFGDSPHSELARRRLANLPAASSQADSTLKR, encoded by the coding sequence ATGCACACTTCGATCCGCCCGCACCGTCGCCCGCCAGTGATGATGATCGTCATCATGGTCACGCTTGGCTGCGCGTTGGCGATCGACTGGAAATCCGCGTCGGCACAGGACGTCGTCGAAGCGGCACAGGAAGCAGCGTCCGTGCCGGCCAACACGCTTGACGAATTGGCCCAAGTCCGGCGTCTGATCCAAAGCGATGAACTGAGCCAAGCGAGCGACCGCTTGGACAAAGTCGACCAAGCACTTGGTCCCGCCCAATCCGTCAGCCAGGCGGACCGACAACGGATCGGACCGGCCATGGTCCTGACCCATGCAATGCTGGGCCAAGCATTGACACAGAACGGCCAAAGTTCTGCCAAGACGTTTCGTCGTTGCCTGACGTGGTTGGATGACGCCGGAGCCGACTTACCATCATCACGGCGAAACGGCATTCGCATGGCCGCCGCATCCGCCCTGGCCGCCGACGGTGACTTCTCCGGTGCAACGCAGTGTCTCGCAAATGCGTTGGCAGACGCTGATGAATTGGACGAAACGCATCGCCAGTGGATCCACACGTTCCTGATGCGATCAGCCAAACGACAAATGCAAACCGATCCGGCCGCGGCGGCCAGCACCTTTGCCCTGGTATCAAGAACCGCTTCGGCAGAGGTCGCGGCCACCGCCGACCTGGGCGCTGCGTGGTGCGTGCTGTCCAATCCGGACGCTTCACCGGCCGAAATTGGCAAGGCGATGGCCGATTTCGTTCGTAAACACCCCGATCACGGTGATGCGTTGGTCGCAGCCAACCAAGCGATTCAACACTTCGTCCTAGCCGACGACTGGCGTTCCGCCGACACCATGTTGCCTTTTGCGATGACAAAAAAGGCGGACGCGGGGTCACCGCCCACGGATCCGACGGCCAGCCTGACTTCGATGCTTGTCTTGAAGGCAAAGTCGGACGATTGGGATCTCTTAGAACTGGCCGATAGTCACTGGCTGGAACATTTTCGCAGCCAAGCCGAAAGAGTCACGGACAGCGAAGCCTGCGCTTTACTTGTGCTGCTTGATGCGGCCCGCGATTTGCCCGATGCGTTCGATGTGGACGCCCAGCGTTTGATCCGCAACACCGACAACGCGGACACCATCCGCTGGGTCCAGACGAGGCTGTCGAGCATCGGCGACGGCACCTTTGCGACCATCTTATCCAGCAAAATCCTGACGGGCCTGACCGACACCGACATTTCGATCCCCGTCAAGCTGGCCGCTTGCCGGCGTTTGGCTGCGGCATCCGATTGGAGCTCCATTGCCGCTGCACTCAGTGACGCCACGGCCGATGACGTGGTCGGCCAAACAAATACCCCGGCGGACGCGGTGTCCCCCGAAGATCAAGCCTTTGCCGAAGACCAAGCCAACCAAGAATCCGCCGAACTTCTATCGATTCTTGCCGAATCGCTGGTCCAAGACGGACGCGGACAACAATCGCATGCATGGTGGATCCGAGCGGTTGATGATTTCGGCGACACCCGGATCACGTCGCTGCTGCGACTGGCGGAAATCGCTTGCCAACACGGGCAACGTGACGAGGCGGCGGCGCGAGTACTGGCCGCAAGACAGGCCGCCGGCAACGACACGGCCAAACTCGTTTTTGTTGACCTGCTGGACGCGGACCTTTCGATCCGAGCCCTACGGTTCGGGCATGCCCGCGACCTGCTGGAATCGGTCGTCCGGAACCCTCACGCGATCACCACCCTTCGCGGCCGCGCCCAGTGGCTAATCGGGGAAACGTATTTTCTGCAGCAAGATTACGCAGCAGCGATCGACGCCTACCGGCTGGTCGAAGGCATCGACCCGGAATCACCCTGGGTGGCGGCGTCGTTGGTCCAAGCGGGCAAATCGTTTGAACATTTGGGGAGGACACAATCGGCGTCGATGTGTTATGGCAACCTCGTACGTCGTTTCGGCGACAGTCCCCACAGCGAATTGGCACGACGCCGGCTCGCCAATCTACCAGCAGCATCCTCGCAAGCGGATTCGACGTTGAAGCGATGA
- a CDS encoding ExbD/TolR family protein produces MPKRSRSEDATINLTPMIDVVFLLVIFFMVGSKFSESESRVNVNVAGAADMQAISRLPDKRIVDVAGDGSVTLDGQMVAPDQLYQSLQEQFAVYPGLRVLVRAERNAPFDVVDQILRTIRNSGIANINLAAKGPSVASVSPQGMRR; encoded by the coding sequence ATGCCCAAACGCAGCCGATCCGAAGACGCTACGATCAACCTGACGCCCATGATTGATGTGGTGTTCTTGTTGGTGATTTTCTTCATGGTCGGCAGCAAGTTCAGCGAATCGGAAAGCCGGGTGAACGTCAACGTCGCCGGTGCCGCGGACATGCAAGCCATCAGCCGGTTGCCCGACAAACGAATCGTCGATGTCGCCGGCGACGGCAGCGTGACCTTGGACGGACAAATGGTTGCACCGGATCAGCTGTACCAGAGTTTGCAAGAACAGTTCGCCGTCTATCCCGGTTTGCGTGTGCTGGTTCGCGCCGAACGCAACGCGCCGTTTGACGTCGTCGACCAGATCCTGCGCACGATTCGCAATTCGGGGATCGCCAACATCAATTTGGCTGCCAAGGGTCCATCGGTCGCTTCGGTCTCTCCACAAGGCATGCGACGGTGA
- a CDS encoding MotA/TolQ/ExbB proton channel family protein, with protein sequence MTNKGGTRKFVAADDRRGSPAWRGLVSFLLPPMVLTFGLAAWTALMPVATGQQMRPQSLNFQGGQTGYNGQANFNNGNNQFYNTASAGPDARIASAPSSIPSLNQELPQQQGVAPESEDESAAWEMPAIVDKISQGGVLMIPLAICSLVVLALSMERLVSLRRGRVIPRPFVRRFTECVEDGQLSFDEATELCEEFSCPVAEVFQAAVRRWGRPMFEVEQAVMDAGDRVADGLRRFLRVFHAISNVAPLIGLLGTVLGMIEAFETISSQESIGHPELLASGISQALLTTAGGLSVAIPAYLAYMYFSAKSDGYLNEIDKLCQRVVDCISAEGLESAGGGTKSRKRRAA encoded by the coding sequence ATGACGAACAAAGGCGGAACCAGAAAATTCGTTGCGGCCGACGATCGACGGGGCAGCCCGGCGTGGCGAGGCTTGGTGTCATTCCTGTTGCCACCGATGGTCCTGACCTTCGGCTTGGCCGCATGGACCGCATTGATGCCGGTCGCCACTGGTCAACAGATGCGTCCCCAGTCGCTGAACTTCCAGGGCGGCCAAACGGGATACAACGGCCAGGCGAATTTCAACAACGGCAACAACCAATTCTACAACACAGCGTCCGCCGGCCCGGATGCACGCATCGCGTCCGCGCCGTCGTCGATCCCGTCGCTGAACCAGGAATTGCCTCAACAACAAGGCGTTGCACCGGAGTCCGAAGACGAATCGGCCGCCTGGGAAATGCCGGCAATCGTCGACAAGATCTCGCAAGGTGGCGTGTTGATGATCCCGCTGGCGATCTGTTCGCTGGTGGTTCTGGCATTGTCGATGGAACGGCTAGTTTCACTGCGTCGCGGCCGCGTGATCCCGCGACCATTCGTACGCCGGTTCACCGAATGTGTCGAAGACGGACAACTGAGTTTCGACGAAGCGACCGAGTTGTGCGAAGAATTCAGTTGCCCTGTCGCGGAAGTCTTCCAAGCGGCCGTCCGTCGCTGGGGCCGCCCCATGTTCGAAGTCGAACAAGCGGTGATGGACGCGGGCGATCGCGTCGCCGACGGTCTGCGTCGATTCCTGCGGGTCTTTCACGCGATCAGCAATGTGGCCCCATTGATCGGATTGTTGGGCACGGTTTTGGGCATGATCGAAGCGTTTGAAACGATCAGCAGCCAAGAATCGATCGGCCACCCCGAACTGTTGGCCAGTGGAATCAGCCAAGCGTTGCTGACGACCGCAGGCGGGCTGTCCGTCGCCATTCCCGCCTACCTGGCCTACATGTACTTCAGTGCCAAATCGGACGGTTACCTGAACGAAATCGACAAGCTGTGCCAACGGGTTGTTGATTGCATCTCCGCCGAAGGCTTGGAAAGTGCCGGTGGCGGAACCAAGTCGCGCAAACGTCGCGCCGCCTAG
- a CDS encoding prenyltransferase/squalene oxidase repeat-containing protein, translating to MIDPTNLWTDPWVVYPVAVAAIGLLVVTVWLFGRRKRSGRQAAVVCLLMSIALHAVIFFAVPLIQNPGGSTNVDPDNDDDPGVSEINVAVFDPDLLTADVAGDDPSAMIAPLPVAELTDLVETPTVPSESPDEDDLSDVAEVVPDDPTPSEPAPIPDSLASEPFDAPPTTEDAADQTENTDPSDLINDQPIAMATQALLDDWLNEIDATNDMAAASQIDSTQSVAPEPAVASSAASSSDPSKQPATTAPTPRPAGTPSASAQQANVRATASHPTATVSNAISSAPEAMTAGARKADFANRVGSAKQLALQQTGGDQNTEAAVGRALKFLAMHQRSDGGFDSRSAGSGQERRPLGEARSDAHGVVAGSRSDSASTGMALLAMVGSGNTHVEGPYSENVYRGLVYLIRQQKSSGSLAGNATLYASNYCHGMAALAMGEAAAMSSDPNAIEATRRALMYTRSMQHPTTGGFRYTPGDPGDLSQLGWQAMVMDAGFRAGLPADRQAVGGVLRFLRTVRAGRSGGLASYRPGEKPTRTMTAEALATRLLMGDTVPPAEIFEAEQFLLEQPPGVGQDNYYYWYYATIALHQLQDAAWQRWNQALKTRLLATQLPDGSWPTDSVWGGYGGKVYTTAMATLCLEVYYRHSLRGSSTDVAGNAATRR from the coding sequence GTGATCGATCCGACGAACTTGTGGACCGATCCATGGGTGGTTTATCCCGTCGCCGTCGCCGCGATCGGGCTGCTGGTCGTTACGGTTTGGTTGTTCGGTCGTCGAAAACGCAGCGGTCGGCAAGCGGCGGTGGTTTGTCTGTTGATGTCGATCGCCCTGCACGCGGTGATCTTCTTTGCCGTCCCGTTGATCCAGAATCCCGGCGGCAGCACCAACGTGGACCCCGACAACGACGACGATCCTGGTGTTTCGGAAATCAACGTCGCCGTCTTTGATCCGGATCTTTTGACCGCGGACGTTGCCGGTGACGATCCGTCGGCAATGATTGCGCCGCTTCCGGTCGCCGAACTGACCGACCTGGTCGAAACGCCGACGGTACCGTCCGAATCACCCGATGAAGACGACTTGAGCGATGTTGCCGAGGTCGTGCCCGACGATCCGACGCCATCCGAGCCGGCCCCGATTCCCGATTCATTGGCGTCCGAACCGTTCGACGCCCCGCCGACAACCGAGGATGCAGCGGACCAAACGGAAAACACGGATCCCAGCGACCTAATCAACGATCAGCCGATCGCGATGGCCACGCAGGCGTTATTGGACGACTGGCTGAATGAAATCGACGCGACCAACGATATGGCCGCAGCCAGCCAGATCGACTCCACACAGTCCGTTGCACCGGAGCCCGCCGTCGCTTCATCAGCGGCTTCATCGTCCGATCCATCAAAGCAGCCCGCGACCACCGCACCGACGCCACGGCCTGCCGGCACACCTTCGGCCAGCGCACAGCAGGCCAATGTTCGGGCCACCGCATCACATCCGACGGCGACCGTCAGCAACGCCATCTCTAGTGCCCCGGAAGCCATGACCGCCGGTGCGCGCAAAGCCGACTTTGCCAATCGAGTCGGTTCCGCGAAACAGCTGGCACTGCAACAGACCGGTGGTGACCAGAACACCGAAGCTGCCGTGGGCCGCGCTCTAAAATTCCTGGCCATGCATCAACGATCTGACGGTGGTTTTGACAGCCGGTCGGCCGGATCCGGCCAAGAGCGACGACCGCTGGGTGAAGCCCGTTCCGACGCGCACGGCGTGGTCGCCGGATCTCGTTCGGATTCCGCATCCACCGGCATGGCTCTGCTGGCGATGGTCGGTTCGGGCAATACGCACGTCGAGGGCCCTTACAGCGAAAACGTTTATCGCGGGCTGGTCTATCTGATCCGTCAGCAAAAATCCAGCGGATCTCTGGCCGGCAACGCCACGCTTTACGCATCGAACTACTGCCACGGCATGGCCGCATTGGCCATGGGCGAGGCCGCCGCGATGTCATCCGACCCCAACGCGATCGAAGCCACCCGACGGGCGCTGATGTACACCCGGTCGATGCAACATCCGACCACCGGTGGGTTTCGCTACACGCCCGGCGATCCCGGTGACCTGAGCCAGCTGGGATGGCAGGCGATGGTCATGGATGCCGGGTTCCGCGCGGGGCTTCCCGCCGATCGTCAGGCGGTCGGCGGTGTACTGCGATTTTTGCGGACCGTTCGTGCCGGCCGCAGCGGCGGTTTGGCCAGCTATCGCCCCGGCGAAAAACCGACGCGAACGATGACAGCGGAGGCTTTGGCAACCCGATTGCTGATGGGTGACACGGTTCCGCCGGCTGAGATCTTCGAAGCCGAACAATTCTTGCTGGAACAGCCGCCCGGCGTGGGCCAAGACAATTACTACTACTGGTACTACGCGACGATCGCATTGCACCAGTTGCAGGATGCCGCGTGGCAGCGTTGGAACCAGGCGTTGAAGACACGCTTGCTGGCGACCCAGTTGCCCGACGGCAGTTGGCCGACTGATTCGGTTTGGGGCGGCTATGGCGGCAAGGTTTACACCACCGCGATGGCCACGCTGTGTTTGGAGGTCTACTACCGACACAGCCTTCGCGGATCATCCACCGACGTCGCCGGAAATGCAGCGACGCGTCGATAG
- a CDS encoding right-handed parallel beta-helix repeat-containing protein, producing the protein MGIFRFLNLSPVQHSVALGTVAAMILSGTSGSRWVCADEEATPYQLFVDIHADDGGTGTASDPFPNLEAAKRTIRQRRDAGAWPVDGAVVVNVAPGVYAADSSLRFGSADGGTESAPVVYRSTQPGAATLQGGVTLKASDFRPIRKALDDPATTGMNPGVWDRVLVCDLSDRGMEFPKVPKSYRAVPPAPWLYVDGRPMELARWPNHGDGDGWARFHEAIDTGLGNPDSEDPAKRQLRPGSFRFDDPRPERWDIQRGVWLCGYWTHDWSDEVIQIAQYDLAEKAIKLAAPHHYGIKGKTWGNSQRRFFAVNVLSELDAPGEWYLDRQEQRLFLDPPTGFADASITLATLTEPILKIEHAKHLRFEGFTIECGHGDAIDVRDGHNVQIAGCTIRNMGAGGVRVTGSENQVRSCDLYQLGTFGISLSGGDRKQLTMAGNVADNNHVHHYGLFQRTYAAGISAGGCGQTITNNLIHDAPHNAIRYGGNEHRIERNEIHHVVLETGDAGAFYTGRDWTSQGNVLRHNYIHDLGVGNTDHVNTMAIYLDDCDSGDTLEGNIMVRAGRAVMMGGGRDNKVINNLVIDCPIGIHLDSRGMTWSQWNNPEHPSWMLEEKALALDYQSPIWAQRYPSLAKIMADSPKEPLHNRFARNVFVDCDRRVCQFDSNVMKLLGKLDVADNVAVSSTGSSASTVKIADITGFSNQDAKIDATGDDKVDAYLKQQDASGWMGIDGWEPIPVDKIGLRKDVYRKTLP; encoded by the coding sequence ATGGGCATTTTTCGTTTCCTGAATCTGTCTCCGGTTCAACATTCGGTTGCGTTGGGCACGGTCGCCGCAATGATTTTGTCCGGTACGTCTGGATCGCGATGGGTATGCGCGGACGAAGAGGCGACACCCTATCAATTGTTCGTCGACATTCATGCGGACGACGGGGGCACCGGGACGGCGAGCGATCCATTTCCCAACTTGGAAGCCGCCAAACGGACCATTCGTCAGCGACGCGACGCGGGGGCTTGGCCGGTCGACGGTGCGGTTGTGGTAAACGTCGCGCCCGGGGTTTATGCGGCTGATTCGTCGCTGCGTTTCGGTTCGGCCGATGGCGGAACCGAATCCGCGCCGGTGGTCTATCGCAGCACCCAGCCCGGTGCCGCTACGCTTCAGGGCGGCGTCACACTGAAGGCGTCGGACTTTCGGCCGATTCGCAAAGCTTTGGATGATCCCGCAACGACGGGAATGAATCCGGGCGTCTGGGATCGAGTCCTTGTCTGCGACTTGAGTGATCGAGGGATGGAGTTTCCGAAGGTTCCGAAATCCTATCGTGCGGTTCCGCCGGCACCTTGGTTGTACGTGGATGGACGGCCGATGGAGTTGGCTCGGTGGCCGAATCACGGTGACGGTGATGGATGGGCAAGGTTCCACGAAGCGATCGACACGGGGCTGGGGAATCCGGATAGCGAAGACCCCGCCAAGCGTCAGTTGCGTCCGGGATCGTTTCGTTTCGACGATCCGCGTCCCGAACGTTGGGACATTCAGCGTGGCGTTTGGTTGTGCGGTTATTGGACACACGACTGGAGCGATGAAGTCATCCAGATCGCCCAATACGATCTTGCCGAAAAGGCGATCAAGTTGGCGGCGCCGCATCACTATGGCATCAAAGGAAAGACGTGGGGCAACAGCCAGCGTCGTTTCTTTGCCGTCAATGTCTTAAGCGAACTTGATGCACCGGGCGAATGGTATCTGGATCGCCAAGAACAAAGGCTGTTCTTGGATCCGCCGACCGGTTTTGCGGATGCGTCCATCACGCTGGCCACACTGACCGAGCCGATCTTGAAGATCGAACACGCAAAGCATCTGCGGTTCGAAGGCTTCACCATCGAATGCGGACACGGCGATGCCATCGATGTTCGTGATGGACACAATGTTCAGATCGCCGGATGTACGATTCGAAACATGGGTGCCGGTGGTGTCCGCGTGACCGGTTCAGAAAACCAAGTGCGTTCGTGTGACCTGTATCAGCTGGGGACGTTTGGTATTTCGCTAAGCGGTGGCGATCGCAAGCAACTGACCATGGCAGGTAACGTGGCGGACAACAATCATGTTCACCATTACGGATTGTTTCAGCGGACGTATGCCGCCGGCATTTCAGCGGGCGGATGCGGGCAAACCATCACAAACAACCTGATTCACGACGCGCCGCACAACGCGATTCGATACGGCGGCAACGAACACCGCATTGAACGCAACGAGATTCATCATGTCGTGTTGGAAACGGGTGACGCGGGCGCTTTCTACACCGGGCGTGATTGGACCAGTCAAGGAAATGTGTTGCGGCACAACTACATTCATGATCTGGGCGTTGGGAACACCGATCATGTCAACACCATGGCGATCTATCTGGATGATTGTGACAGCGGCGACACGTTGGAAGGCAACATCATGGTCCGTGCCGGTCGCGCGGTGATGATGGGTGGCGGCCGCGACAACAAGGTCATCAACAACTTGGTGATCGATTGTCCGATCGGCATCCATCTGGATTCACGTGGGATGACATGGTCGCAGTGGAACAATCCGGAACACCCGAGTTGGATGTTGGAAGAAAAGGCGTTGGCTTTGGACTATCAGTCACCAATCTGGGCCCAGCGTTATCCCAGTCTTGCCAAGATCATGGCGGATTCACCCAAGGAACCGCTGCACAACCGGTTCGCACGAAATGTGTTTGTCGATTGCGATCGGCGTGTCTGCCAATTCGATAGCAACGTGATGAAGTTGCTTGGCAAGTTAGACGTTGCCGACAATGTGGCAGTCAGCAGCACCGGATCGTCTGCGTCAACGGTCAAGATCGCAGACATCACAGGCTTTTCCAATCAAGACGCCAAGATCGATGCGACCGGTGACGACAAAGTGGACGCTTATCTGAAACAACAAGACGCATCCGGATGGATGGGGATCGACGGTTGGGAACCGATTCCGGTGGACAAGATCGGTTTGCGAAAGGACGTCTATCGCAAAACGTTGCCATAG
- the queG gene encoding tRNA epoxyqueuosine(34) reductase QueG — MQSDPVPDDLKAEIRAVAGQLGFHLCGFAPAVSSQGHSDLLRWIDEGYAAEMDYFSQRIDAYKHPSGVLPGVRSIIALAYPYPSASERIDARGKHIPSDGQTPSGRGKVARYVWTGDDYHDWIHPKLKTLCRTLQSCAPESRSRGVVDTAPLMEREVAQLAGLGWRGKNTLLLRPLVGSYFFLACVLTTVELQPDPPFDRFHCGTCTACLDACPTDAFPQPGVMDASRCISYLTIEHRGSIPRPLRPQIGDWVFGCDVCQEVCPWNRQSSRENTRPNNESVSPSEPTMTDLDLHDLFTLDDEQFRKRYRKTALWRTRRRGILRNAAIVLGNQGTTESLGPLTTGLSDHEPLVRSASAWALGRIGGKARSVLMQRLATEDDPEVIAEIQSAIDHLA, encoded by the coding sequence ATGCAATCCGATCCCGTTCCAGACGATCTGAAAGCGGAAATTCGCGCCGTCGCCGGTCAGTTGGGCTTCCACTTGTGCGGATTTGCGCCGGCGGTTTCATCGCAGGGCCACAGTGACCTGTTGCGTTGGATCGATGAAGGCTATGCCGCTGAAATGGATTACTTTTCGCAGCGGATCGATGCGTACAAGCATCCCAGTGGGGTGTTGCCAGGCGTCCGATCGATCATCGCGTTGGCATATCCCTATCCCAGTGCATCCGAACGGATCGATGCAAGGGGCAAGCACATCCCGAGCGACGGCCAAACGCCCAGTGGCCGCGGAAAGGTCGCCCGATACGTGTGGACCGGCGACGATTATCACGATTGGATTCACCCTAAGCTGAAGACGCTTTGCCGAACGTTACAATCGTGTGCACCGGAGTCACGATCGCGTGGCGTGGTCGATACCGCACCGTTGATGGAACGCGAAGTTGCGCAATTGGCCGGTTTGGGTTGGCGCGGAAAGAACACACTGCTGTTGCGGCCCCTTGTCGGCAGCTATTTCTTTCTGGCATGCGTCCTGACCACGGTGGAATTGCAACCTGATCCACCGTTCGATCGTTTTCACTGTGGCACCTGCACCGCTTGCTTGGATGCCTGTCCCACCGATGCCTTTCCACAGCCGGGCGTCATGGATGCGTCGCGATGCATCAGCTATCTGACCATCGAACATCGCGGCAGCATTCCCCGGCCCCTACGTCCGCAAATCGGCGACTGGGTTTTCGGTTGCGACGTTTGCCAAGAAGTCTGTCCCTGGAATCGACAATCGTCACGCGAGAACACGCGACCGAACAACGAATCGGTGTCACCGTCGGAACCGACGATGACGGATTTGGACTTGCACGATCTGTTCACGTTGGATGATGAACAGTTCCGAAAACGCTATCGCAAGACCGCGTTGTGGCGGACCCGACGTCGGGGCATCTTGCGAAACGCCGCGATCGTCTTGGGAAACCAAGGCACCACGGAAAGCCTTGGACCGCTGACCACCGGTTTGTCTGATCACGAACCCTTGGTCCGATCCGCTTCGGCATGGGCCTTGGGCCGGATCGGTGGCAAAGCACGGTCGGTCTTGATGCAGCGTCTGGCGACCGAAGACGATCCCGAAGTGATCGCAGAGATCCAGTCCGCGATCGACCACTTGGCTTGA